The stretch of DNA AAGGAAAGGTGAAAGTGTAAAAAGTAAACAAATGTTGGTTTGGCCTGTAAAGTTACGATACAAAGGCCCTGTTTGTTGTAGCTTAAAAATTGTAACTTTTATCTTCTAGCTTCAGaaaagttgggatgtagtgtttgttttaacttatagaattctaacttatagcttctactagcttttagaaggggtagaagctggctttttcaaagctggggtaccccagcttttacaacttctgcttaaataattacatttttatgacaattttgcccttatttttagtaaaaaattactctcttgtctacgcaatcatgggtttttcttttccaccgtcattttcattttcaaatctcttcctctctcgtcatcttcctctctctctatactttaattaatttttttataacacttgaatcttatacatatatactaattaatttttaaattatcattctataactacgaacggtattatggacaattatacaaaaataaattattttacaatttatggtatcaaatacCATAACTACTTAattacaacttctaagaagttgTAGTAAATAAGTTTacaatttattctaaattttagaaactataatctaaaaaattataaattataatttctttaattaaactacaaCACAAAATGTTAAGTTTGGAACACCAATTGCAGCGCACCTTTAGTGTATCGCGTGGATCCTGGGAGAAGAGAATCATACCGGACTGGATTGGAGGGGAAGGGCAGTAGTGGGGTGCAGCCGTCTGACCTATCAGGCAGAGGCAAAGGCAGGGACTGGTCTTCGTAGCCGATCGACCATACCATCATCAATCATCGTTCTTTCCTTGTAACTTAAttacttcttcttcctttgtccCCTCCCTTCCTAGGGTTCTTGACGCAAAAAGCTCCTCGTTAGATTGactgattaattaatagttccGAGTATGCAACAATGAGGACAAGTGTCGATCATTGTCTTCTTCTGTCTCTGTACCTGTATCTGGTCGCCCTGTTGTTGACCACTCAGCTGAGCTCAGTGTCGTCCTGGAAAAGGGACGAGTTCAGGAACTGCAACCAAACCCCATTCTGCAAGCGCGCTCGATCCCGCAAACCCGGTTCTTGCTCTCTCGTCGCCACCCATGTCTCCGTCGCTGACGGCGATCTTACCGCCAAGCTTGTCGATCCCCGCCAAGACCCATCACCACCCAACCCTTTGATTCTCACTCTCTCTGCCTACCAAGATGGCGTATTGCGCCTCAAGATCGACGAAGACCAGGCTCTTGATCCGCCCAAAAAACGCTTTCAAGTCCCCGATGTGATTGTTCCCGAGTTTGAAGAGAGCAGGAAGATCTGGCTGCAGCGGCTCTCCGAGGAGGTCATTGATGGCGGTCCGGGTCTTTCCTCCGTTGTGTACTTGTCCGACGGATATGAGGCAGTTCTTCGGCATGATCCCTTCGAGGTCTACGTTCGAGGGGAGGGGGGAAAGCGTGTGATCTCGTTGAATTCACATGGACTGTTCGATTTTGAGCAGCTGAGGGTcaaaaatgaagaggaagattGGGAGGAGAGGTTTAGAGGCCACACTGATACGAGGATCTATGGCCCCCAATCGATTAGCTTTGATGTGTCATTTTATGGGGCTGATTTTGTTTATGGAATTCCCGAACATGCCACCAGTCTTTCTCTCAAGCCAACCAGGGGCCCTGGCGTTGAAGAATCTGAACCATATAGGCTATTCAATTTAGATGTCTTCGAGTATGTACATGATTCACCATTTGGAATTTATGGCTCCATTCCTTTCATGATTTCACACGGTAAAGCTAGGGGAACTTCAGGGTTTTTCTGGTTGAATGCTGCTGAAATGCAGATTGATGTTCTTGGCTCTGGTTGGAATGCCGAGTCCTCTATTGCACTGCCCTCAGATCAACACCGGATTGATACTATGTGGATGACTGAGGCTGGCATTGTTGACGCATTCTTTTTCGTGGGTCCTGGGCCAAAGGATCTTGTTCGGCAGTATACTAGTGTGACAGGAACTCCGGCAATGCCACAGTTTTTTGCAACAGCTTATCACCAATGTAGGTGGAACTACAGGGATGAGGAGGATGTTCAGCATGTTGATTCAAAATTTGATGAATATGATATTCCCTATGATGTTTTGTGGCTTGATATTGAGCACACAGATGGAAAGAAATATTTCACATGGGATAGTGTGCTCTTTCCTAACCCAGAAGAAATGCAGAAGAAGTTGGCTGCAAAGGGTAGGCGCATGGTCACTATTGTGGACCCTCATATTAAGAGGGATGAGTCCCATCCCTTGCACAAGGAGGCCACCCAAAAGGGTTATTATGTTAAGGATGCAACTGGCAAAGATTATGATGGGTGGTGCTGGCCTGGTTCCTCATCCTATCCAGATATGTTAAACCCAGAGATCAGGTCATGGTGGGCTGAGAAATTCTCGTATCAGAATTATGTTGGTTCAACTCCTTACTTGTACATTTGGAATGACATGAATGAACCTTCTGTTTTTAATGGTCCTGAGGTATGTCAATTAACTTGACACTTAATCTGTTCCTGTATTCTTATTGTATTTGTATAAGGTTGGTGTAATGCAAGTATCTAATATTGCATGTGATTTGAAGAACAAAGGCCTTCATTTTCAATAATCTTGTACacataaaatacttatataGGGCTAATATTCAGTAcataaaagaaaagatgaaTTAAAAATGAGTTTATTCATAATCAGGTCAAATTAGCTccaattgaagataagatgtcgAGACAtaattaagatagtttggtcaCATTTGAAGAAGACATAGAGGATCTCATGATGTGTGGATGGTGTTAAGAAAAACGTGGAAAGAAGGTTTTCAATCTTATTCCTCCTTTACGGGTAGATCAGCTTATATACAAAGTACAAACTTCCTCACTCAATTAGGAAGTTTCTAAGACACTAAAAATAAGAAAGCTTCCAAATATGGTTttggaaacttatacaatcTTTAGGATACAATAACTAATGGAAAGATACAGTTAATAACAGAAATATACAGAAATCATCCATATCTAGAAGATACATTCTCTGTTTAGGAAACTAGAGCCAATCAACACTGATTTGATCTTGTCTGAGAATAAGGACAAGATCTAATCCTTCATTGTCGACAGATAGAATGAAACAAgtctttagcaaaagaggtagaggaaaacTAAGGAAAACTTGATAGTGAACTCTTAGGTTtgattagaatttatgtagccaatGCACATAGTTTGGATTAAAGCTTTActgtttttgttcttttaagCTTATTGGATGTTTTCATCTAGTTATAGACTAGGTTTGCCCAGTGTTTAAAAAGCATGCTTTAAGTGCAAAGCACATTGCGCTTAGGGCTTTTTGTGTGTGAAGTTCAACGACTTTAGGGTCTAAGTTGCACTTTTGCCTAAGCTTTGAAGCGTAAAAAGTGTGCTTCAAAAACCTTACTTTTGAGCGTCCTAATTTTGCTTCtaatttttttccccttttggTCAATGTATGTCAGAGCCTTGAATCTGACAGAGAATTCTCAACCAATTGGTGAGAAACGGGGCAGGAAATTAGGGAGAATTGGGAGTAATTCAGGGGGAGCGAAAGAgagaaagatcgagagagagagagagagaagagagtttGAGCGGGAAAGCAGAGTTTATGTCTAATGTTCTTTGATGATCTGAATTTAGGCTGGATCAATTTATTATATGCTGATCGCAGCAATACGTATTGGCGCCAACAAGGCTCCCAAATTCAAAGGAGTACAACTGAATGTAGCAGCCATCTAAGTACAACGACTAAGGCTACTGTCTAGAACAATCTGTTTGCAACTGCCAATACAACGTACAACCcttccaccccccccccccccccccgcgcccCCCAATAAAGAAATTTCTAGTCCTCAAAAAATATAGAGAAGGTGGGCAACTTGAGGAAACTGTTTGAGTAGGTTGGGTAGGTACTCCTAGGTGTTGTTATCCAAGTGGAGGTGAGACCATTTCCCCAGCAGAGTCAAGGGAACTCCCTGTTTGTAGATGATCCTCTTGTCCAAAATAGCCATTGGTTCCGTAGTAGGGGCAGGTGTCTTTAGCCAAGGGGGGTAAGGATGGGCTGACCTGTTGTGCTCCCACTGACTTCTTGAGCAATGACACATGGAATAATGGGTGAATTTGGGAATCAACAGATAGTTGGAGTTGGTAGGTGATGTTTCCAAATTTTGCGATAATAGGGAAGGGTCCATAGAATTTTGGGCTCAATTTAGAAATGTCCTTGAGATAGGGCCCTTTGATGAGTGTTTTAACTTTAGATAGGTTTCATCTCCGACTTCAAACTTCCTTTCACTCCTCCGCCTATTAGCAAACTGCTTCATTCTGTTTTGAGCATTTGCCAGCTCCTTGTTCAGCAACTGTAAAACCTGCTGCCTTTGTTGTAGCTAGGTGTCCACTGCTGATATTGTAGTGGGCTCTATGATGGAAGGTAGGAGGGGAGGTTTGTATCCGTACAACGCCTCAAATGGTGACATCTTAATGGAGCTTTGGTGGCAGCAATTTTACCACCACTGAGCCAAGGAGAGCCATTTGTGCCAACCTTTGGGCTTTAGGAAACAAAGGCAGCAGAGGTAGGTCTCTAGGCATTGGTTAACCCTTTCTGTCTAACCATCTGTCTCGGGATGATAGGCAGTGGAAATGTGTAGCTTCGTCCCCAGGGATTTCAACAGCTCTCGCCATAGCAGACTATGAATACCTTGTCCCGGTCAAATATTATAGATTGTGGGGTTCCATGTTGCTTCACCACCTGGTCCAAGAAGCTTTGGGCCACTTTTTATGCCGTAAAGGGGTTAGAGAGACTTAGGAAGTGGGAAAACTTTGTAAAGAGGTCCACTACCACCAAGATACAGTCCTTACCTTTAGATTTGGGTAACCCTTCCACAGAATCCATGCATACATTGGTCCATGCTTGCATAGGAGTGGCCAAGGGCTGTGGTAAGCCTGGGGCTGCAACTGTTTCATGCTTGAAACTCTTGCACACATCACAACCCATAACAAACTCCATTACAAACTTCTTTAACTGAGGCCAATAGAAGAGTTGTTTTACCTTGTGGTAGGTGTTTTGCATTCCCGAATGCCCTCCCAAGGGGCATCCATGCAAGGACTGCAAAATCTTGCCCTTGAGCAGGTCACATCCTCCAGTTACCAGCCTGCCATGGTACCTTAACAGTCCGTTAGACAGAGTAAAGCAGCAAAgtacaagaagaaagaaacagagGGAGAAAGAACAGAGGCAGAAATCAGAAGAACAGAGGGAGAATTCAGAGAAAACAGAGATAGATCAGGGAGAaccaagaaagagagagaatttgagagagaacaATGTGttatcattcaat from Diospyros lotus cultivar Yz01 chromosome 6, ASM1463336v1, whole genome shotgun sequence encodes:
- the LOC127803939 gene encoding probable glucan 1,3-alpha-glucosidase, with the protein product MRTSVDHCLLLSLYLYLVALLLTTQLSSVSSWKRDEFRNCNQTPFCKRARSRKPGSCSLVATHVSVADGDLTAKLVDPRQDPSPPNPLILTLSAYQDGVLRLKIDEDQALDPPKKRFQVPDVIVPEFEESRKIWLQRLSEEVIDGGPGLSSVVYLSDGYEAVLRHDPFEVYVRGEGGKRVISLNSHGLFDFEQLRVKNEEEDWEERFRGHTDTRIYGPQSISFDVSFYGADFVYGIPEHATSLSLKPTRGPGVEESEPYRLFNLDVFEYVHDSPFGIYGSIPFMISHGKARGTSGFFWLNAAEMQIDVLGSGWNAESSIALPSDQHRIDTMWMTEAGIVDAFFFVGPGPKDLVRQYTSVTGTPAMPQFFATAYHQCRWNYRDEEDVQHVDSKFDEYDIPYDVLWLDIEHTDGKKYFTWDSVLFPNPEEMQKKLAAKGRRMVTIVDPHIKRDESHPLHKEATQKGYYVKDATGKDYDGWCWPGSSSYPDMLNPEIRSWWAEKFSYQNYVGSTPYLYIWNDMNEPSVFNGPEVTMPRDALHYGGVEHRELHNAYGYYFHMSTSDGLIKREEGKDRPFVLSRALFAGTQRHGAVWTGDNTAEWEHLRVSVPMILTLGLTGIAFSGADVGGFFGNPETELLVRWYQLGAYYPFFRGHAHHDTKRREPWLFGERNTELMKEAIHMRYMLLPYFYTLFREANTTGAPVMRPLWMEFPADEATFSNDEAFMVGSGLLVQGIFSKGAKHVSVYLPSGQSWYYLGSGTAYKGGTTHKMEISEESVPVFQRSGTIIPRKDRFRRSSSQMTNDPYTLVIALNSTQEAEGELYVDDGKSFEFAQGAYIHRRFVFSKGKLTSSNMAPPSTPRKLRFSSECVIERIILLGWSAERKAAALIEPANQKVEIELGPLYLGRRRSPSVVTIRKPDVGIEDDWTIKIL